The Sphingobacterium bambusae genome includes a window with the following:
- a CDS encoding zinc-dependent metalloprotease, with protein MNNKQIKQLSRFVGLAVFCTTAFQSCGVVPAFIWKKKDAQIVAVADSSKDEKGVAYQKLIKDARVDSGMFHIISKKGEYYFEIPRTALDKDFLMIHKISSVPLAINEAGVNKGMNFENKVLRFSLKKEGKEVWVGEIDPKIEVPNQDAIAKSVSDNYRLSYIESFKVESYNRDSSSVVIKVNKVFDGTEKSFADVFSNLGLGTSPKTSLSGIEQIKSFDNNVVVRSMYSTKVTEGNESIPISIAVTTNIYALPEQPMVPRFADPRVGFFSTERWYFSDKQQELDKRNLVTRWRLEPKEEDKERYRKGELVEPKKPIVFYLDPATPKQWRKEIIAGVHDWQQAFEAAGFKNAIIAKEVADTTAFDPDDANVSSIVYAASAQANAMGPSVVDPRSGEILEADVIWWHNVMTILNSWMRIQTAVVDTAARGNAFSEEKMAHAIRFVSSHEIGHTLGLMHNMGSSSSFPVDSLRSPSFTDRMGGTATSIMDYARFNYVAQPEDGVKTITPVIGLYDKYAIAWAYRWYDVKTPWEELPTLRKEIEKHQHDPHYWYGEQQDGKNIIDPRSQSEDLGDNAMLAGAYGLRNLKRIMPRIVDWTTRSGEDYYRAGKLYMGVIGQWYTYADHVINNIGGIYLENPVLGDQKDAYRPVDRAKQIEALGYVKEQVYRLPEWLFVPELMTKTFPLRDSPIGSFEYAPYNLQREFQYSLLFSLVKDERLLRMIEMEQLFGRKRAWSAEEFLQSVREEVFASTLKKQSLDLRTRMLQQNYVDVLMVSTNKAMEKINDKKLTDVDLFLQQAHPHICALHGLGDAARQARNVHVGSMARTSDMLMLKRTELLEIYKLLDRARQTGDKATKAHYEDLLMRIAVTLPIAKK; from the coding sequence ATGAATAATAAACAGATAAAGCAGCTGTCGCGCTTCGTGGGACTTGCCGTATTTTGTACTACGGCGTTCCAGTCCTGCGGCGTGGTGCCTGCATTTATATGGAAAAAGAAAGACGCCCAGATTGTGGCTGTGGCCGATAGTAGCAAGGATGAAAAGGGTGTAGCCTATCAAAAATTGATCAAAGACGCTCGTGTGGATTCGGGTATGTTCCACATCATCAGTAAAAAGGGAGAGTACTACTTTGAGATACCCCGTACTGCATTGGACAAGGATTTCCTGATGATACACAAAATATCATCGGTGCCATTGGCCATAAACGAGGCTGGCGTCAATAAGGGGATGAACTTTGAGAACAAAGTGCTCCGCTTTAGCCTGAAAAAAGAAGGGAAGGAAGTTTGGGTAGGCGAGATCGATCCGAAGATTGAAGTGCCAAACCAAGATGCCATCGCCAAATCGGTTTCCGATAACTACCGCTTATCCTACATCGAGTCATTTAAAGTAGAAAGCTACAATCGCGATTCATCCAGCGTAGTGATCAAAGTGAACAAAGTATTCGATGGCACCGAAAAGAGCTTTGCGGACGTGTTTTCAAATTTGGGATTGGGGACTTCACCAAAGACATCGCTCTCTGGTATTGAACAGATAAAATCTTTTGACAACAACGTGGTGGTGCGATCGATGTACAGCACCAAGGTGACAGAAGGAAACGAATCCATACCGATTTCTATTGCCGTGACGACAAATATCTACGCCCTGCCAGAACAGCCTATGGTGCCACGCTTTGCCGATCCGCGCGTAGGCTTTTTCAGTACTGAGCGCTGGTATTTTTCTGATAAACAACAGGAACTTGATAAGCGTAATTTGGTAACGCGTTGGCGTCTAGAACCAAAGGAAGAGGATAAGGAACGTTACAGAAAAGGGGAGTTAGTGGAGCCTAAGAAGCCTATCGTGTTTTATCTCGATCCGGCTACGCCAAAGCAATGGAGGAAGGAAATTATTGCGGGTGTGCACGATTGGCAGCAAGCTTTTGAAGCCGCTGGCTTTAAGAACGCTATAATTGCAAAGGAAGTGGCCGATACCACGGCTTTCGATCCGGATGATGCGAATGTATCGTCTATTGTGTATGCTGCGTCGGCACAGGCCAATGCGATGGGACCTTCCGTGGTAGATCCGCGCTCGGGCGAGATTTTAGAGGCAGATGTTATTTGGTGGCATAACGTGATGACGATTTTGAACAGCTGGATGCGTATACAAACCGCTGTTGTGGATACAGCTGCACGTGGTAATGCTTTTTCCGAAGAAAAGATGGCGCATGCTATTCGTTTTGTGTCATCCCATGAAATAGGGCATACCTTAGGATTGATGCACAACATGGGGTCTTCGTCGAGCTTCCCCGTGGATTCGCTTCGCTCGCCATCCTTTACGGATCGTATGGGTGGTACAGCGACGTCCATTATGGACTACGCCCGCTTCAACTACGTTGCGCAGCCCGAAGACGGCGTAAAGACAATTACACCTGTCATTGGCCTCTACGATAAGTATGCCATTGCATGGGCTTACCGCTGGTATGATGTGAAGACACCTTGGGAGGAGCTGCCCACGCTACGTAAAGAAATAGAAAAGCACCAGCACGATCCGCATTACTGGTATGGTGAACAACAAGATGGTAAGAACATTATCGATCCGCGTTCCCAATCGGAAGATCTTGGCGATAACGCTATGCTGGCAGGAGCCTACGGACTACGTAATTTAAAACGTATCATGCCTCGTATTGTTGATTGGACAACCCGTTCGGGAGAGGACTACTACCGCGCGGGCAAGCTATATATGGGCGTTATTGGGCAATGGTATACCTATGCCGACCATGTGATCAACAACATAGGCGGCATTTATTTGGAAAATCCCGTGTTGGGTGATCAAAAAGATGCTTATCGTCCGGTAGACCGAGCCAAGCAGATCGAGGCGCTAGGCTATGTAAAAGAGCAGGTATATCGTTTGCCGGAATGGCTCTTTGTGCCAGAGTTGATGACCAAAACGTTTCCATTGCGGGATAGCCCTATCGGTAGTTTCGAATATGCACCCTACAATTTGCAACGCGAATTTCAATATAGCTTGCTTTTCAGTTTGGTGAAAGATGAGCGTTTGCTAAGGATGATTGAGATGGAGCAACTGTTTGGCCGGAAACGGGCTTGGAGTGCTGAAGAATTTTTGCAGTCGGTGCGCGAGGAAGTATTCGCCTCGACTTTGAAAAAGCAGTCTTTGGATCTTCGCACACGTATGTTGCAACAAAACTATGTGGATGTATTGATGGTGTCGACCAATAAAGCCATGGAGAAAATAAACGACAAGAAGCTTACCGATGTAGACCTATTCTTGCAACAGGCGCATCCGCATATTTGTGCCCTACATGGCTTAGGCGATGCAGCAAGACAGGCGCGCAATGTACATGTGGGCAGTATGGCCAGAACCTCCGATATGTTGATGTTGAAGCGGACGGAGCTCTTGGAAATCTATAAACTGTTGGATCGGGCACGACAAACTGGCGATAAGGCTACAAAAGCGCATTACGAAGATCTCCTGATGCGCATAGCCGTGACATTGCCTATCGCAAAAAAATAA
- a CDS encoding outer membrane beta-barrel protein, which produces MKKNLLVAALLIGAATAVSAQSTFGLRAGLNLATEYARQNNQSSTTKIAPSFHITGYYDARVSNGFSIQPALSLQGKGGKSDLNGETLTDKLLYVEVPVNFLGRVQAGNGELFFGGGPYLAYGVSARVTSGRNAQHLEFGSNPDQLKPFDAGLGFMTGYRFFSGLVLSLSSSAGFVNIGNIEGTTFQNRVTSFSIGYEFSKR; this is translated from the coding sequence ATGAAGAAAAATCTTTTGGTGGCAGCTTTGCTAATTGGGGCTGCAACTGCTGTATCGGCTCAAAGCACATTTGGTCTGCGAGCTGGACTAAATCTTGCCACGGAATATGCTAGGCAAAACAATCAATCGTCGACAACTAAAATTGCGCCTTCCTTTCACATTACAGGTTACTACGATGCAAGGGTGTCAAATGGGTTTTCTATCCAGCCGGCGCTGTCGTTGCAAGGGAAAGGTGGTAAATCGGATTTGAACGGCGAAACATTGACGGATAAGCTTCTTTACGTTGAGGTACCTGTTAACTTTTTGGGTAGGGTGCAAGCAGGTAATGGGGAACTGTTTTTTGGTGGAGGACCTTATCTAGCGTACGGCGTTAGCGCGAGGGTTACCTCGGGGCGCAATGCGCAGCATCTTGAATTTGGAAGCAATCCCGATCAGTTAAAGCCATTTGACGCAGGATTAGGGTTTATGACTGGCTACAGATTTTTTAGTGGATTGGTCTTAAGCTTGTCTAGCTCTGCTGGATTTGTTAATATCGGCAATATCGAAGGTACGACTTTCCAAAACCGAGTTACGTCCTTCAGTATCGGTTATGAGTTTAGTAAACGCTAA
- a CDS encoding RagB/SusD family nutrient uptake outer membrane protein, whose amino-acid sequence MKKNSLYIILLAVGALFSACDKYLDIQPVGTVVPSTEADFRALLTSGYTNFPTHKALLNLRTDELLLDEYSTDFPELKDIYLWNDQNPDPVTRAYPWVDFYKSIFYANHILEEMDAKIGVTAETKQIKAEALLLRAYAHFELLNCYAEQFSEANKAIPLADHIDLEQRFRPATIAETYALILTDIANAQELMQVEDQPAMYKYRFSKRALHAFKSRVHLYREEWELARQEAAVALAINNKLVDLNQDAALLPSDFESVEAIMALDAVGVSFVSTSSYIAPTLLSSYDQANDKRFTRYFAKAGSNYVSSKGGNDRYNVSFRNGELYLIIAEASLQLNRKQEAVDALGTLLKNRLTASAFSAQELAMATMDRAALLTFVKAERKRELALEGLRWYDLKRGDRPRIVHQIFGQEQVLEQQDPRYIIRYPQEAIDNNPELL is encoded by the coding sequence ATGAAAAAAAATAGTTTATATATAATTTTACTAGCCGTGGGCGCCTTGTTTTCCGCTTGCGATAAGTATTTGGATATACAGCCGGTGGGTACTGTAGTACCCAGTACAGAAGCAGACTTCCGAGCTTTGTTGACAAGTGGATACACCAACTTTCCAACACATAAGGCGCTGCTTAACCTACGCACAGATGAATTATTGTTGGACGAATATTCTACGGATTTCCCCGAATTGAAGGATATCTATCTGTGGAACGATCAGAACCCGGATCCCGTGACGCGTGCCTACCCTTGGGTAGATTTCTACAAAAGTATCTTCTACGCCAACCATATTCTCGAGGAAATGGATGCCAAAATAGGGGTCACTGCGGAAACCAAGCAGATCAAGGCGGAAGCGCTGTTGTTGCGTGCCTATGCTCATTTCGAGTTGCTGAATTGCTATGCTGAACAATTCAGCGAAGCTAATAAAGCTATTCCGCTCGCAGATCATATTGATCTTGAACAGCGCTTTCGGCCTGCAACGATAGCGGAAACTTATGCGTTGATTCTTACTGATATCGCTAATGCACAAGAACTGATGCAGGTAGAGGATCAGCCTGCCATGTATAAATATCGCTTTAGCAAGCGGGCGCTACACGCTTTCAAATCGAGGGTGCATTTGTATCGTGAAGAATGGGAGCTTGCACGGCAGGAAGCAGCGGTGGCATTGGCCATCAACAATAAATTGGTTGATCTTAATCAGGACGCCGCATTGCTTCCGAGCGATTTTGAGTCGGTTGAGGCCATTATGGCGCTGGATGCGGTGGGAGTATCGTTCGTTTCTACAAGTTCTTATATTGCGCCGACACTATTGTCTAGCTATGACCAAGCCAATGACAAGCGATTCACACGCTATTTTGCTAAAGCTGGTAGCAATTACGTTTCAAGTAAAGGTGGTAACGATCGCTATAACGTCAGCTTCCGTAATGGCGAACTGTACCTCATTATAGCAGAAGCCAGTTTACAGCTGAACCGTAAGCAGGAAGCCGTGGACGCTTTGGGCACGCTGTTGAAAAATCGCTTAACGGCATCGGCTTTTTCTGCGCAAGAGTTGGCTATGGCCACTATGGATCGCGCCGCATTGCTGACCTTTGTGAAAGCGGAGCGCAAACGCGAGCTAGCCCTGGAAGGTTTACGTTGGTATGATTTGAAGCGAGGTGATCGTCCACGGATTGTACACCAAATTTTTGGACAAGAGCAAGTTTTAGAACAACAGGATCCTCGCTATATTATTCGCTATCCACAAGAAGCTATCGATAATAACCCTGAGCTGTTGTAA
- a CDS encoding LytR/AlgR family response regulator transcription factor, which yields MVWHILIVEDEDWAWESLRDMLSQLLPHNIVPQLTHLSTVREAASWLEKNKVDLIFMDVHLADGLSLDIFKQVQVKAPVIFTTAYENYAFDAFQHQGYAYLLKPYDIDDLEKALLKVRSLLPQESPTYKNRFLVKYGIHLKSLSVNDIAYFMAEDKTLYAVEKDGHAYIIEESLMGLVGKLDPEMFFQINRKFVIQINAIRSMLKISRGRVKLELQPATTVEVIVSGDRSQHFQLWLDK from the coding sequence ATGGTATGGCATATACTGATCGTAGAGGATGAAGACTGGGCTTGGGAGAGCCTGCGGGATATGCTATCGCAACTATTGCCCCATAATATTGTTCCCCAGCTTACGCACCTTAGTACCGTGCGGGAGGCTGCAAGCTGGCTAGAAAAGAATAAAGTCGACTTGATTTTTATGGACGTGCATTTGGCCGATGGACTGAGCCTCGATATCTTCAAACAGGTGCAGGTAAAGGCTCCTGTGATCTTCACCACGGCCTATGAAAACTATGCGTTTGATGCTTTTCAGCATCAAGGATATGCCTACCTACTGAAGCCTTATGATATCGATGATCTTGAAAAAGCCTTGCTTAAGGTTCGGTCTCTACTGCCGCAGGAGTCGCCAACCTATAAAAATCGCTTCTTGGTAAAATACGGCATTCATTTGAAGTCCTTATCCGTAAACGACATCGCCTATTTTATGGCGGAAGATAAAACGCTTTACGCCGTGGAGAAAGATGGCCATGCCTATATCATCGAAGAATCGTTGATGGGGTTGGTCGGTAAACTTGATCCGGAGATGTTCTTCCAAATAAACCGGAAGTTTGTGATTCAAATTAATGCCATTCGCTCCATGCTAAAGATAAGTCGAGGACGTGTCAAATTGGAACTGCAGCCAGCAACAACCGTAGAGGTAATCGTCAGCGGGGATCGCTCGCAGCATTTTCAGCTGTGGTTGGATAAGTAG
- a CDS encoding SusC/RagA family TonB-linked outer membrane protein, with product MNRLLMLFVLFCCNVASAQTATQLEGRVLDATTNKPIIGATIMVENTAVAEETGVAGQVQQSALGVITDEKGAFSLNIPNGVRFVTVSFMGYEKLRVAVYAGSKTLLLQPSGESLEEVIVTGYTDIKKRKNTTAYNKIDMDKIQQAGVSSVEQMLEGQVAGMQFSNLSGGPNGMSQIRIRGTVSMNGTQDPLWVLDGLPIEGTAMPNRLDKDNINDLRNLPIAGLNPDDIQDITVLKDAAATSIYGARAANGVIVITTKRGKSGPAQVNVSANSFIAERPDFSRLNLMNASQKVDFELAMAGRSDLDYRAGKGAIARLLTAGNEWDAFRNGGLSALSSTTQESILALRNQNHSWGESLFRQSVNQQYSASISGGTEGHRYYISGGFYDEKGSVYNVDMKRYTLTFNNDFRINSRFKGGLNLLGSATNRQNPVQDADGFNNPTYYARTANPYLQIRDANDAFIYDPDIEGAEADAVYIPFNAIEERENTRYTLANKSLKAITYLQYDILHNLSLRTELGMQLEEIGTERYRDQESYSARKLRQTTRYYDSSTKTYKYFLPEGGIIENTHNSGFQYNWKSFLTYTKEWTSKHELELMGGTELRHSNNSMIATKGFGYNPVTLTTQTILFPNSNNLNNANFRPYAKTIGETSFASFYANGTYTFDKKYNVYGSIRYDGSNMFGVDPKYRFLPIWSLSGSWIASEEEFIKAIPTISNLRLRASYGVQGNIDRNTYPFIVGSYSTGSLLPGTNEQTIVVNTPANDKLRWEKTQSWNAGIDLGLWKDRLNITVDYYKRQSSDVIGNSQLALENGFEDVSRNWAGISNEGVELTISSRNVETTRFRWSTDFNIAHNSNKLTKVLANPKSYVLDNQEGYPVNSLFVLQTAGLDAHGLVQFKGADGNPIAFEQYYGLYDPWADFLPGYMVANNLTPADYRSKFKYMGNMDPRFIGGMTNRFKLDAFDLAVSAAVNLEKWVRRTLSYNPAQVDRGSNQYTELFDALDGSQLPAIGSNNIELNERWMAYSWMNGNDPVNSVRYYDIWAKKMSYVRINSIRLGYTLPSKIGKRIGASNVRFNVEGRNLFVFGTDYDGFFDPETYGDLYAQPITKSFTFGVSARF from the coding sequence ATGAATAGATTACTTATGCTGTTTGTGCTTTTTTGCTGCAACGTTGCTAGCGCACAAACAGCGACTCAACTGGAGGGACGCGTGTTGGACGCGACCACAAACAAACCGATTATTGGTGCCACCATTATGGTGGAAAATACGGCAGTAGCTGAAGAGACTGGCGTCGCCGGACAGGTACAGCAGTCGGCACTGGGCGTTATCACGGATGAAAAAGGCGCTTTCAGCTTAAACATTCCAAACGGCGTACGCTTTGTGACGGTATCGTTTATGGGCTACGAGAAGCTACGGGTGGCCGTCTATGCCGGGAGTAAAACGCTATTGCTACAACCCAGTGGCGAATCATTGGAAGAAGTGATTGTGACGGGTTATACCGATATCAAGAAAAGAAAAAATACGACAGCCTACAACAAGATTGACATGGATAAAATCCAACAGGCTGGTGTGTCGAGTGTAGAGCAGATGTTGGAGGGACAGGTTGCTGGTATGCAGTTCTCTAATTTAAGTGGCGGCCCCAACGGCATGTCGCAGATCCGTATTCGTGGTACAGTGTCCATGAACGGCACGCAAGATCCGTTATGGGTGTTGGATGGACTGCCAATAGAGGGGACAGCGATGCCCAACCGCTTGGATAAAGACAATATCAACGACCTTCGCAATTTGCCTATCGCGGGATTGAACCCCGATGATATACAGGATATAACCGTTTTGAAAGATGCCGCAGCAACTTCTATTTACGGTGCCCGCGCGGCAAATGGGGTGATCGTGATCACGACGAAACGCGGTAAGAGTGGCCCCGCGCAGGTGAATGTTTCTGCAAATAGCTTTATCGCGGAGCGCCCCGATTTTAGTCGCTTGAATCTTATGAATGCCTCGCAGAAAGTAGATTTCGAATTGGCGATGGCTGGTCGTTCTGATTTGGATTACCGTGCGGGAAAAGGTGCTATAGCACGCTTGTTGACCGCCGGCAATGAATGGGATGCCTTTCGCAATGGCGGACTATCGGCACTTTCATCGACAACGCAGGAATCTATTCTTGCACTGCGTAACCAAAACCATAGCTGGGGTGAATCCCTGTTTCGCCAATCGGTGAACCAGCAGTATTCCGCTTCGATCTCTGGCGGTACAGAAGGACACCGCTACTATATTTCGGGCGGCTTCTACGACGAGAAGGGCAGCGTATACAATGTGGATATGAAACGCTACACCTTGACCTTTAACAATGATTTTCGGATCAATAGCCGTTTTAAAGGCGGACTTAATCTTTTGGGATCGGCAACGAATCGCCAAAATCCGGTTCAAGATGCAGATGGTTTTAACAATCCAACGTATTACGCCCGTACAGCGAATCCCTATCTACAGATTCGGGACGCTAATGACGCTTTTATCTATGATCCAGATATCGAAGGTGCGGAGGCTGACGCGGTCTATATTCCTTTCAACGCGATCGAAGAGCGAGAAAACACGCGCTACACATTGGCCAACAAAAGTTTGAAAGCGATTACCTATCTGCAATATGATATCTTGCACAACTTATCCTTGCGCACCGAATTGGGCATGCAGTTGGAAGAAATTGGCACCGAGCGGTACCGTGATCAGGAATCCTACAGTGCACGAAAATTACGTCAGACCACACGTTACTACGATTCGTCGACGAAAACTTATAAGTATTTTCTTCCAGAGGGCGGCATTATTGAAAATACCCATAACAGCGGCTTTCAATATAACTGGAAATCCTTCTTAACCTATACGAAGGAATGGACATCGAAGCATGAGCTGGAACTGATGGGCGGAACGGAGCTTCGACATTCAAATAACAGTATGATCGCAACGAAAGGTTTTGGCTACAATCCGGTGACCTTAACAACGCAGACTATTCTTTTTCCGAATAGTAACAACCTCAATAATGCAAACTTTAGGCCCTACGCAAAAACTATAGGCGAGACGTCGTTTGCATCGTTTTACGCAAATGGTACCTACACCTTCGACAAGAAATATAATGTATATGGTAGCATCCGATACGATGGCTCTAATATGTTTGGTGTAGATCCCAAATATCGGTTTTTGCCCATATGGTCTTTATCAGGCTCTTGGATAGCTTCCGAGGAAGAATTTATCAAGGCCATTCCAACCATTTCTAATTTGCGCCTGCGTGCCTCATATGGTGTACAAGGGAATATCGACCGGAATACCTATCCTTTTATTGTTGGAAGCTACAGCACCGGCTCGTTGTTGCCCGGCACCAACGAGCAGACCATTGTTGTGAATACTCCTGCTAACGATAAACTACGCTGGGAGAAAACGCAATCTTGGAATGCGGGAATCGATCTTGGATTATGGAAGGATCGTCTAAATATTACCGTAGACTATTACAAGCGTCAAAGTTCAGATGTTATCGGCAACAGCCAGTTAGCATTGGAAAATGGGTTTGAAGATGTAAGTCGCAACTGGGCGGGAATCAGCAACGAAGGGGTAGAACTGACTATTTCCAGTCGAAATGTGGAGACTACTCGTTTCCGCTGGAGCACCGACTTTAATATTGCGCACAACAGCAATAAGTTGACCAAGGTGTTGGCCAATCCAAAATCCTATGTGTTGGACAACCAAGAAGGCTACCCTGTCAATTCGCTCTTTGTGCTACAAACGGCAGGTCTAGACGCCCATGGGCTGGTGCAATTCAAAGGTGCTGACGGCAACCCTATCGCCTTTGAACAATATTACGGACTGTATGATCCATGGGCAGATTTCCTGCCAGGCTACATGGTGGCAAATAATTTGACCCCAGCCGATTACCGCAGTAAGTTTAAGTATATGGGCAATATGGATCCGCGCTTCATCGGTGGGATGACCAACCGGTTTAAGCTAGATGCCTTTGATCTTGCCGTTTCTGCGGCCGTCAATCTCGAAAAATGGGTGCGTAGAACGCTTTCATACAATCCTGCGCAGGTGGACCGTGGCTCAAACCAATATACGGAACTTTTCGATGCCCTTGACGGTTCGCAATTGCCTGCCATTGGCAGCAATAATATCGAGCTTAACGAGCGCTGGATGGCTTACAGCTGGATGAATGGTAATGACCCTGTAAACTCCGTTAGGTATTACGATATCTGGGCAAAGAAGATGAGCTATGTGCGCATCAACAGCATTCGCCTTGGCTACACCTTGCCGTCTAAGATCGGCAAACGCATTGGGGCGAGCAATGTGCGTTTTAATGTAGAAGGCCGGAATCTATTCGTCTTCGGTACCGACTACGACGGGTTCTTTGATCCGGAGACCTATGGCGACTTATATGCGCAGCCGATTACAAAGTCGTTTACATTTGGTGTTTCCGCTCGTTTTTAA
- a CDS encoding DinB family protein, producing the protein METLSRDLADRIREVFLSGTFIANSNYKAALSLVDWRQATQQIDQLNSIAALTFHINYYLEGILQAFKTGELTILDKFSFDLPPIASASDWNGLREKLFVHAEKFANEIENFEDEQWKKPFFDERYGNYLRNIEGVLEHSYYHLGQIVLLRKLLG; encoded by the coding sequence ATGGAAACGCTATCAAGAGATTTAGCAGACAGGATCCGCGAAGTTTTCCTCAGCGGAACATTCATTGCCAACAGTAATTACAAAGCAGCGCTTAGCCTTGTAGATTGGCGGCAGGCAACACAGCAAATCGACCAATTAAACAGCATTGCTGCGCTTACTTTTCATATCAATTACTACCTAGAGGGTATTCTTCAAGCCTTCAAAACCGGTGAACTGACCATCCTAGATAAATTCAGTTTCGATCTTCCCCCTATTGCTTCGGCTAGCGATTGGAATGGTCTTCGCGAAAAGCTATTTGTTCATGCCGAAAAATTTGCCAACGAAATAGAAAATTTTGAAGATGAACAATGGAAAAAGCCTTTTTTCGATGAGAGGTATGGAAACTACCTGCGTAATATAGAAGGCGTATTGGAACATAGCTACTATCACTTGGGCCAAATTGTTTTACTACGAAAACTACTAGGGTAA
- a CDS encoding alpha/beta fold hydrolase, with amino-acid sequence MRIFKRIVKVIGITLIVLLFIGICYEQISQIYFNSKKPDEASFVDIDGVKTFFIQKGVGGPTVVFQSGMGGDHKIWEQIQDSISKFSSTIAYDKSGLQWSGATAAPKTLTSMTEELEQLLEKTNCPKPYILVGHSLAGITLRPFIRKHQQDIAAVIFLDVSHPKQIERSSEELKKYLIVPPIWLVGTLVETGLARSYFSINPFIADLPADHAMNKHIVDYFYRSYKTVLQEGRDDDAMFIEAAQIDSFADIPLAIVTGAYPQGANFLGDGSLGDEYLAIHRSGQEDLLHLSSRSKQVIAKNSAHYVPLTDEKLVIQLIKGYLDEIQLKQQDNKGG; translated from the coding sequence ATGCGGATTTTCAAGCGAATCGTAAAAGTTATTGGCATAACATTGATCGTATTGCTATTTATTGGTATCTGTTACGAACAAATATCACAGATCTATTTTAACAGTAAAAAGCCTGATGAGGCATCATTTGTTGATATTGATGGTGTTAAGACGTTTTTTATACAAAAAGGCGTAGGTGGTCCGACAGTTGTTTTTCAATCTGGTATGGGGGGCGACCATAAAATTTGGGAACAGATCCAAGACTCCATCTCCAAATTCAGCAGCACGATAGCCTATGACAAATCGGGATTGCAGTGGAGCGGAGCGACAGCGGCGCCAAAAACGCTAACGAGCATGACAGAGGAGCTTGAACAGCTTCTGGAGAAAACCAACTGTCCAAAGCCCTATATTTTGGTTGGCCATTCGCTTGCCGGCATTACGTTAAGGCCTTTTATCCGAAAACACCAACAAGATATTGCAGCAGTCATATTCTTGGATGTTTCTCATCCGAAGCAAATCGAACGATCATCGGAGGAGCTAAAGAAATACCTGATTGTGCCACCTATTTGGCTGGTTGGCACCTTGGTCGAGACGGGGCTCGCACGCAGCTATTTTTCGATCAATCCCTTCATCGCCGATCTACCCGCCGATCATGCTATGAATAAACATATCGTCGACTATTTTTACAGGTCCTATAAAACGGTGCTGCAAGAGGGACGAGATGATGATGCTATGTTTATTGAAGCGGCGCAGATAGATTCATTTGCCGACATCCCGCTCGCCATTGTAACTGGAGCCTATCCACAAGGCGCCAACTTTCTAGGTGACGGCAGCCTCGGCGATGAATACCTAGCAATACACCGCAGCGGACAAGAAGATCTGTTACATTTATCAAGCCGTAGCAAGCAAGTTATCGCTAAAAACAGCGCCCATTATGTACCGCTAACCGACGAGAAGCTGGTTATCCAGCTCATAAAAGGATATTTGGATGAAATCCAACTAAAACAACAAGATAATAAAGGTGGATAA